A window of the Brassica oleracea var. oleracea cultivar TO1000 chromosome C1, BOL, whole genome shotgun sequence genome harbors these coding sequences:
- the LOC106327104 gene encoding LOW QUALITY PROTEIN: B3 domain-containing protein REM3-like (The sequence of the model RefSeq protein was modified relative to this genomic sequence to represent the inferred CDS: deleted 5 bases in 3 codons) yields the protein MAVPPSSPKSNTPFFVVSLASHNSNPIIPDAFFTTHLDGNNELTKLKLTSDACDTTWQVKLNGRRFADGWEDFSNAHCLRNDDVLLFREDGEMIFHVTPSGRSFSQIHYISSSSDDSEADETDDNTDDDDHDDETWDKVSYSRNYSPKKRSRLKTESSSIENSCILGVTSSNLRLNRVALAKSFTKANGLHKSWCEINVMNQSGKSWVMGLRHNKGTGQDFMRGGWRSFCRANKLRTGSFYRFEFVLTRTRRTLKLCSKAKVSAKPNRAGQRSSMNRSRFMTVTLKAYMLKSRQLHFRNSFARENGIKKGGKINLVDKNGGTWPSCVASGYVNGGFYLAKGWISFCKASGITTGETFTLKFVREKGKTPMLQFCSKAKTKVNTETRFQKKASVSVEGEPSRRTHASHKSTADSQNLECKQPLETIYHQVRQSMMNVLADVRRFGSELEIKEQNLEAVLEEIDLLGEKVSEINKLFK from the exons ATGGCGGTTCCACCATCTTCTCCAAAATCCAACACACCTTTCTTCGTCGTATCTCTTGCTAGCCACAACTCCAATCCG ATCATCCCTGATGCGTTTTTTACCACTCACTTAGACGGTAATAACGAGTTAACGAAACTGAAGTTGACCTCTGACGCTTGCGACACAACCTGGCAAGTCAAACTGAACGGCCGGAGATTCGCCGACGGCTGGGAAGATTTCTCCAACGCTCACTGTCTTCGAAACGACGACGTTTTGCTTTTCAGAGAGGACGGGGAAATGATCTTCCACGTCACACCTTCCGGAAGAAGTTTCTCTCAGATTCAT TATATATCTTCTAGCTCTGACGATAGTGAAGCTGACGAAACTGATGACAACACTGATGATGATGATCATGATGATGAGACATGGGACAAAGTTTCATACTCTAGAAACTATTCACCGAAGAAGAGATCAAGATTAAAAACAGAGTCGTCTTCAATTGAAAACTCTTGTATTCTCGGCGTCACGAGTTCTAATCTACGCCTGAATCGAGTG GCTCTCGCAAAAAGTTTTACTAAAGCAAATGGACTGCACAAGAGTTGGTGTGAGATTAACGTAATGAATCAAAGTGGAAAATCATGGGTTATGGGTCTGCGACACAACAAAGGGACTGGTCAGGATTTTATGCGTGGTGGCTGGAGAAGTTTCTGCCGTGCAAACAAGCTGAGAACCGGATCTTTCTACCGGTTCGAATTTGTCCTGACTAGGACAAGGCGTACGCTAAAGCTGTGTTCCAAAGCTAAAGTTTCGGCAAAACCTAACAGGGCAGGCCAGAGATCTTCTATGAACCGGAGCAGGTTTATGACGGTAACCTTGAAGGCTTACATGCTCAAGTCAAGACAGCTT CATTTTCGAAACTCTTTTGCGAGGGAGAACGGGATCAAGAAAGGAGGAAAGATTAATCTGGTGGACAAAAATGGAGGAACATGGCCGTCT TGTGTAGCGTCTGGGTATGTAAACGGAGGGTTTTATTTGGCTAAGGGTTGGATAAGTTTTTGTAAAGCCAGTGGGATAACAACTGGAGAGACCTTCACGTTAAAGTTTGTTCGAGAAAAAGGCAAAACTCCGATGCTTCAGTTCTGCTCCAAGGCCAAG ACCAAGGTGAACACAGAGACTAGGTTCCAAAAGAAAGCTAGCGTTTCTGTAGAAGGAGAACCCTCTCGCCGTACTCATGCATCACACAAATCAACTGCTGATTCACAAAACCTGGAGTGCAAGCAACCGCTTGAAACAATCTATCACCAAGTGAGACAGAGTATGATGAACGTTTTAGCTGATGTAAGACGGTTCGGGTCGGAGCTTGAGATAAAGGAACAAAATTTAGAAGCTGTGCTGGAGGAAATCGACCTGTTAG GGGAGAAAGTATCGGAAATCAACAAACTCTTCAAGTGA
- the LOC106327091 gene encoding B3 domain-containing protein REM1-like, which translates to MVIPPKPSLFHLKFLTGEKPLLTLDDEFLRNHTKVLLISDASDKIWEVKLDGNRLAGGWEEFAAVNNFSDGNVLVFRHNGDEIFHVAVSSDIQHASPSFTDTDDTEVDDEADGEDEDTDDDAWDVLVRKNKKPEADSCFLRARVTRYNLIKDRLDLSRDFKFLSFNKHNKPCEIYLANEKGRKWTLRLSRNISSGAFYITRGWSNFCSANGLIRGDFCYFKLSKSGERPVLLLCSHESGNGLEDKEEKRPEADPVKVCSVGGCTKEKNTPRILTLKYTPSRFKTGQLYISPSFLLESGIRKSREITLLNKDGRKWPSYLQMTGKSRSEWFYMRKGWREMCKANGVEVNDSFMLELICEDVTPIFKFHSKIENKGACESVEKTQGVEIDGQRGSKRGHTRVSNRSNTNSRKFQRTLPESCSVSDLVANVKQRIQDTLNTLRHFRAEIETKEKNLEASLLQVDALGERILGISKILNSNLV; encoded by the exons ATGGTGATTCCTCCAAAACCCTCTCTGTTTCACCTGAAATTTCTGACAGGAGAGAAACCACTTCTG ACGCTTGATGATGAGTTCTTACGTAATCACACGAAAGTTTTGCTAATATCAGACGCGTCGGACAAAATTTGGGAAGTGAAACTGGATGGCAACAGGCTCGCCGGCGGCTGGGAAGAGTTCGCCGCCGTTAATAATTTCAGTGACGGAAACGTCTTGGTTTTTAGACACAATGGAGACGAGATCTTTCATGTAGCTGTTTCCAGTGACATACAACACGCATCTCCTAGCTTCACTGATACTGACGACACTGAAGTTGATGATGAAGCTGATGGAGAAGACGAAGATACTGATGATGATGCAT GGGACGTTTTGGTGAGAAAGAATAAGAAACCAGAAGCAGATTCATGTTTCCTCAGAGCTCGTGTCACACGTTATAACCTCATCAAAGATCGCTTG GATCTTTCTAGAGATTTTAAGTTTTTGTCGTTTAATAAGCACAATAAACCGTGTGAGATATATTTAGCTAATGAGAAAGGAAGAAAATGGACACTGAGGCTTTCAAGAAACATCTCAAGTGGTGCGTTTTACATCACAAGAGGCTGGTCTAACTTTTGCTCAGCTAATGGGTTAATCCGAGGTGACTTCTGTTACTTCAAACTTTCCAAAAGTGGGGAAAGGCCTGTGCTTTTGTTGTGTTCACACGAGTCTGGCAATGGCCTTGAAGACAAAGAAGAAAAGCGCCCTGAAGCAGATCCAGTTAAGGTGTGTTCCGTAGGAGGCTGCACCAAAGAGAAGAATACTCCTCGAATTCTGACGCTAAAGTATACACCAAGCCGTTTCAAGACCGGGCAACTA TATATTTCACCGAGTTTCTTGCTTGAGAGTGGCATTAGGAAGTCTAGGGAGATAACTCTGCTGAACAAAGATGGAAGAAAGTGGCCATCTTATCTTCAGATGACAGGAAAATCCAGAAGTGAATGGTTTTATATGAGAAAAGGTTGGAGAGAGATGTGCAAAGCTAATGGAGTTGAAGTGAATGACTCATTCATGTTGGAGTTGATATGTGAAGATGTAACCCCTATATTTAAGTTCCACTCTAAG ATTGAAAACAAGGGAGCTTGTGAGAGTGTGGAAAAGACTCAAGGAGTAGAAATAGATGGACAGAGAGGAAGCAAGAGAGGACACACTAGGGTTTCAAACAGATCCAACACTAACTCAAGAAAATTTCAGCGCACGCTACCAGAATCTTGCTCAGTCTCTGATCTAGTGGCTAACGTGAAACAAAGAATTCAAGATACTCTGAACACCTTAAGACATTTCCGCGCAGAGATCGAGACAAAGGAGAAGAATCTGGAAGCTTCACTACTACAAGTTGACGCCTTAG GGGAGAGGATATTGGGAATCAGCAAAATTCTCAACAGTAATCTGGTTTGA